In a genomic window of Candidatus Paceibacterota bacterium:
- a CDS encoding thioredoxin domain-containing protein, whose product MHSSQKTTVIVIIAMVIIVAGLIGVSVYYSKQPGQHDAFAQCLTQKGATFYGAFWCPHCQATKALIGKSMKYVNYVECSTPDGNAQTQICIDKKIETYPTWEFADGTRQTGELTLQELSDKTSCPLN is encoded by the coding sequence ATGCATTCATCACAAAAAACAACAGTCATTGTCATTATCGCGATGGTTATTATCGTCGCCGGCCTTATCGGAGTTTCCGTTTACTATTCAAAACAGCCGGGGCAACATGACGCGTTTGCGCAATGTCTTACTCAAAAAGGCGCGACTTTCTACGGAGCATTCTGGTGCCCTCATTGCCAAGCAACGAAAGCTCTTATTGGTAAGAGTATGAAATATGTCAATTATGTGGAGTGCTCGACTCCGGATGGAAATGCTCAAACACAAATTTGCATAGACAAAAAAATAGAGACGTATCCAACGTGGGAATTTGCTGACGGGACAAGACAGACAGGGGAACTCACCCTTCAGGAGCTTTCAGATAAAACAAGCTGTCCGCTTAATTAA
- a CDS encoding HD domain-containing protein has protein sequence MEISAIYKKYKIIPFLQIHMYRVAGVALYICQNLKEKIPTGNVISACLLHDMGNILKFDFTIFPEVFEPEGISYWQKVKTEFSQKYGEDEHTATLAIAKEIGVSQKTYEYLLSIGFSKIAQTFASSDLGKYIPTYADMRVSPHGVVSIEERLAEGHKRYANSKRPFVGKEFFEENKARLYEMEKDIFSKTTIAPESITPEAIYPLLGDLKNFNIV, from the coding sequence ATGGAGATATCCGCAATTTATAAAAAATATAAAATAATACCGTTTCTCCAGATTCATATGTATCGGGTTGCGGGTGTGGCTTTGTATATCTGTCAAAATTTGAAAGAAAAAATTCCGACTGGAAATGTTATCTCCGCGTGTCTCCTCCACGATATGGGAAATATTTTGAAGTTTGATTTTACGATTTTCCCCGAAGTGTTTGAGCCGGAGGGGATTTCGTATTGGCAGAAAGTGAAAACAGAATTTTCACAAAAATATGGTGAAGATGAACATACTGCCACGCTTGCCATTGCAAAAGAGATTGGGGTCAGCCAGAAAACCTATGAGTATCTTCTGTCAATTGGATTTTCTAAGATTGCTCAAACCTTCGCTTCATCTGATTTGGGAAAGTATATCCCAACCTATGCCGATATGCGGGTCTCTCCGCACGGCGTAGTTTCTATCGAAGAGCGTCTTGCCGAAGGCCACAAGCGATATGCAAATAGCAAACGCCCGTTTGTCGGGAAGGAGTTCTTCGAGGAAAATAAAGCTCGTCTGTATGAGATGGAAAAAGATATTTTTTCAAAGACGACCATTGCGCCCGAATCAATTACGCCTGAAGCCATATATCCGCTTTTGGGTGATCTGAAGAATTTTAATATCGTGTAG
- a CDS encoding disulfide bond formation protein B, with amino-acid sequence MTFSDFLTFVFSVLTIVGIALVIVLLIFLFAKKTRGTKMFAHLDRYAHHHVFGVVFLAVFGSLLYSNVIGFDPCTLCWIQRIFMYPMLVLLIIAFVRDETKLMRPYLLWLSGLGGAVAIYQYLLQFGIVPSVVCSATAVSCAKLYVLGFGFVTIPLMSLTVFALIFLALLLQKK; translated from the coding sequence ATGACCTTCTCCGATTTTTTGACATTCGTCTTTTCGGTTCTGACCATTGTTGGAATTGCGCTTGTCATTGTCCTTCTCATCTTTCTTTTTGCGAAGAAAACTCGGGGGACTAAAATGTTCGCCCATCTTGACCGCTACGCTCATCATCACGTTTTCGGAGTGGTGTTTTTGGCGGTCTTCGGAAGCCTTCTCTATTCAAATGTTATCGGTTTCGATCCTTGCACGCTCTGTTGGATCCAGCGCATCTTTATGTACCCGATGCTTGTGCTTCTCATCATCGCATTCGTAAGAGACGAGACAAAACTGATGCGCCCATACCTTCTCTGGCTTTCTGGACTCGGTGGGGCGGTCGCCATCTACCAATATCTATTACAATTTGGAATTGTTCCGAGCGTTGTCTGTAGCGCCACGGCAGTTTCCTGCGCGAAACTGTACGTCCTCGGTTTTGGCTTTGTGACGATTCCGCTTATGTCGCTTACGGTGTTTGCCCTCATTTTTCTCGCTCTCCTGTTACAGAAGAAGTAA
- a CDS encoding YdcF family protein → MLTEKEIDVLAKKLWDYHFLNQPLHKADAIFCLSSNDLRLAEWSAKLFLDGYAPLIIFSGGISHIGDLLEAKWKCTDAEIFGETAVKLGVPRDKILLEPEATNTGENILFTKKLLEEKGIHPGDFILVQKPHMQRRVYATFKKLWPEKDFVISSPSFSFKKFPNKDISKEDTIHLMVGDLERIKEYPKKGFAIEQEIPKDVWGAYEALIKAGYTKHLIKS, encoded by the coding sequence ATGCTGACCGAAAAAGAAATCGATGTATTGGCAAAAAAGCTTTGGGATTACCATTTTTTAAACCAGCCTCTTCATAAGGCCGATGCGATTTTTTGCTTGAGCAGTAATGATTTGCGTCTTGCCGAGTGGTCAGCAAAGCTTTTTTTGGATGGATATGCTCCGCTTATCATTTTCTCCGGAGGAATTTCCCATATCGGCGATCTTTTGGAAGCGAAATGGAAGTGTACTGACGCAGAGATTTTTGGCGAAACAGCTGTGAAACTGGGTGTTCCGAGAGACAAAATACTTCTTGAACCGGAAGCCACAAATACTGGAGAAAACATCCTATTTACAAAAAAACTTCTGGAGGAAAAAGGAATTCATCCTGGGGATTTTATTCTTGTCCAAAAGCCTCATATGCAAAGACGAGTGTATGCGACTTTTAAAAAACTTTGGCCGGAAAAGGATTTTGTCATTAGCTCTCCCTCATTTTCTTTCAAGAAATTTCCCAATAAAGATATCTCCAAAGAAGATACTATTCACCTTATGGTGGGAGATTTAGAGCGCATCAAAGAATACCCGAAAAAAGGATTTGCGATAGAACAGGAGATACCCAAAGATGTATGGGGCGCCTATGAAGCATTAATAAAAGCTGGATATACAAAACATCTCATAAAATCCTAA